The nucleotide window TCGGGGGCTTATCGGTGCGTTGGCTGCATGCGGGGCAATTATATGCGGACTGCCAGATCATACTTACGAGTTGATCGCCTATCGCTTACCTGAGAATTTTGGTACACCCAGGGATATTGATCGGGAATCAGTATTCAGGGCAGACAGGGAAACATATCCTTCAACCTGGGATACAGTTGATATATCCAATGACACAGTCGTATTTGCTCCCCATTCTCCAGACCCGGTGCTATTTGGAATAAGAGGTGATGATATTGATAATATCTACCTGGCATTTGAAATTATTAGATCTGAGCCCACCGGTCATACAATACTTTATAAAACCAACCAGGGGACTGATCTTCATTTGAGAACTGACGATATTAATAATATCCAGAAAGAAAGGTCCTACATTATTGTGGGTACTGTAATGGATCCCCCCAAAACAATTGAAGGAGGTCACGTGTTTTTTACATTGGAAGGGTCTGGGAAAATAGAATGTGCAGCTTTCGAACCCACTAAAGGTTTCAGGAATCTGATCGGTGAATTAATGACAGGTGACAGGGTAAAAGTTTACGGCGGATATAAAAAAGGGACATTGAATATTGAGAAGATCGATCTCCTGGAATTGACAAGTCATGAAACAACGCTCAATCCCGTATGCCCATCCTGCAGCAAACGCATGAAATCAGCTGGCAGGGGTCAGGGTTACAGGTGCAAAAGCTGTGGTACGAAAAGCAATGAGGTAATAAATTCTCCAATCGAGAGAAACATCACAACTGGAATTTATGAAGTGCCGCCATGTGCCAGAAGGCATATCTCAAAACCCCTGATCAGATGTGCTGACCCAAGGGCACATCCCTCACGATGATAAGGTGAAAACGTGATAATCCCTGAACAAGAAAGATCTAATGAACCTTTGATCGGCGAAAAGGTGATCAAACACCCTGACATGACACGGGCTGTGGAATGGATACTAACAGAATATGAACCGCCCACAAAGGATATCTGTATATTCCTGCCCTGCTCTAAAGCAAAGCCATATCACAAGAGTCCTTCTCACAGGATATTTGACAGTATAATATTCAAGCATCTTGATGAAATCCAGGTTCATGTGGTGGTATTCGGGACCTGCGGAGTAACTCCAAGGGAACTGGATACGGAATATCCTTTCATGGATTATCAGTTCATACTGGGGCGGTGTGATATACCTCAGATAAAACGTGAATTCCATAGACTTGAAAGCAAACGTCTGGCACGGTATCTTGAAAAGACAAGGGACAATTACAAGCACAGGATCGCATACTGTCTGGGGGATTTCAGGGCGGCCATGGAAAAAGCAGTAGATATCAGCGGCATTCATGTTGATATTGTACCAAAACCGGAGACCATGGAGAATATATTCGATCCCGGATTGAAATTCAGTTATGGTAGTCTTAACCACCCTGATTATCTAAGGGATTTTGATAATTCTATTACACAGACCATGGGTTTGAATTCAACTGGTAATATTGAAGCAAGCGAGACAATCATTAATGACAATGATTGGTATTTATTATAATGATGAATAGTACTGAAATTCTGACCACAGATTTTTTTTATGCAGATCCAATAGGGATGTGGGTATCAGAGGAAGCATCATCTGGAATTATCATGTCTGTTAGTTTTATTGAAAATAATAAACATAAATCAAAATCTAATATATTTCTGCCAGTGTCATCAGATCTGTACCGATACTTTCAAGGGGAAATTGTAGATTTTTCGGCTTATAGTATAGACATGTCAGGTTATACAGCATTCCAGCAGGATGTATTGACTGCAGCACGATCAATTCCTTATGGAACATGTATTACATATTTCCAACTGGCAGAAATGATAGGTAGACCTAGCGCCGTAAGAGCTGTCGCAAATGCTCTTGGAAAAAATAAAACTCCAATTATCATACCCTGTCACAGGGTAGTCTCGAAACATGGAGTGGGCGGTTTTTCATGTGGGGTCGATCTTAAACTGAAATTACTGAAACTTGAATCAATATTGATCTAAACTGGCTGGTCCACTTCAGGTGCTGTGACAATAATAAATTCTTTGAATATATTTTGTTGGTATATAATTTCAGAGAACACTTTCAATTCGATAGTTGTGGTTTCACCGGGATTTATGTAAACCTGTTTTGATGCGCTCTTCTGTGTATTGGCTTTGCAGTCCTCAGAGAATCTGTCAACTCTATTGCATGTTTCCACAGTTACCGTGAAATTCTTGGTATGGAAGTGTGGTACTTTGGGTCCTGTGGATATTTATCAGAGTTATCACCGTAACCATCCTTATCAGTATCTGCCCATTCACTGGCATTATCAGGAAATACATCGATACCGTCATGATAGCTGTCACTATCACTATCTATACCTATATTTGCATCTAACGGGTCAAGGTCAATGTTGTCCTGAAATCCATCCCCGTCAGTGTCTGGAGAACTGGGATTTGTACCTGCATCATTTTCGGCATTATCGCCTATCCCGTCCCGATCTGAATCGTCCCAATCATAAGGATCGTCCGGGAAAACATCGATTGGATCCCTGCGCCCATCCCCATCAGTATCCGGTGCCTTTAAACATCCTGATAAAAGCAGTGATGTTAATATAATAAAAAATATCAGAATTTTTTTACTAGTCATTTGCTTATACAAATATATGATTTAATAAATAAATATTTGCATTTTATTTTGTTCCTGGTCTTTGAATAAGATTTATATCTATTTACACTAATTGTAAAACAATGGTTAAATTAGACAGAATTAATCTATCCAATGAAGGGTACACAAAATTCTTCAGTCCCATAGAATCCCAGATCATGGATGTATTGTGGAAAAAAGGAGATCTGACAACCGCCCAGATAACGGAAGAGACCGGGGTTCTTTTATCAAGTGTTGCAGGCACTCTGGACAGATTAGTTAAGACCAGATTTGTTGACAGATCGGTTAATAATATCAACGGGAGGGTCCGTTATATTTACACAGCATCCTCCACCAGAAACGAGATAGCTATGGAAATCACTAACAGGGTATTGGACAGTCTCGTTGACACTTTCGGTGAATTGGCTGTAGAAAATTTTTCTAAATACAAAAATAAGAAATGAATCTCCATTAACATATTTCAGGCGAAATCTGTTGTTATTTCGATTCCCACCTTTTCGAAGAGTTTATAATGGTATTAAACTTATTG belongs to Methanosarcinales archaeon and includes:
- a CDS encoding DUF1743 domain-containing protein, coding for MIIGIDDTDSKDGMCTTYLTAVLIEKLQAFGTLKGIPHLIRLNPNIRYKTRGNAALALEIDVHPNDEQIIIDITTSLVEEMADFKCDNTNPGIVFLKEQKDQGFKKELEDFMWQAMRDVLRVDTALAFINKYGLIHRGYKNNRGLIGALAACGAIICGLPDHTYELIAYRLPENFGTPRDIDRESVFRADRETYPSTWDTVDISNDTVVFAPHSPDPVLFGIRGDDIDNIYLAFEIIRSEPTGHTILYKTNQGTDLHLRTDDINNIQKERSYIIVGTVMDPPKTIEGGHVFFTLEGSGKIECAAFEPTKGFRNLIGELMTGDRVKVYGGYKKGTLNIEKIDLLELTSHETTLNPVCPSCSKRMKSAGRGQGYRCKSCGTKSNEVINSPIERNITTGIYEVPPCARRHISKPLIRCADPRAHPSR
- a CDS encoding DUF5591 domain-containing protein; amino-acid sequence: MTRAVEWILTEYEPPTKDICIFLPCSKAKPYHKSPSHRIFDSIIFKHLDEIQVHVVVFGTCGVTPRELDTEYPFMDYQFILGRCDIPQIKREFHRLESKRLARYLEKTRDNYKHRIAYCLGDFRAAMEKAVDISGIHVDIVPKPETMENIFDPGLKFSYGSLNHPDYLRDFDNSITQTMGLNSTGNIEASETIINDNDWYLL
- a CDS encoding methylated-DNA--[protein]-cysteine S-methyltransferase, which gives rise to MSVSFIENNKHKSKSNIFLPVSSDLYRYFQGEIVDFSAYSIDMSGYTAFQQDVLTAARSIPYGTCITYFQLAEMIGRPSAVRAVANALGKNKTPIIIPCHRVVSKHGVGGFSCGVDLKLKLLKLESILI
- a CDS encoding BlaI/MecI/CopY family transcriptional regulator — translated: MVKLDRINLSNEGYTKFFSPIESQIMDVLWKKGDLTTAQITEETGVLLSSVAGTLDRLVKTRFVDRSVNNINGRVRYIYTASSTRNEIAMEITNRVLDSLVDTFGELAVENFSKYKNKK